GATGGTTGGGTTAATTGATCATGTTCGGACTCACTTGACACACATCGAATTAggataacaaattatttttaggcactaaacctaaaaaaaaagttgtccGAAAATAtgccaaataaaaaaaagttgatattAATCCAGCGTCGTTTCAGTAAAAGTACGGAAGTGCAGTGTTTAAGAGGCATAAACCACGACGGTTCGTCTCCTTTGATGCGGCACAGTGCGGGGAACGTATTTCCCTCTCCCCTTCTTTCTCTGCAAATCTCAAAACCCTTGCATAGCACCTGAAAATGGATGACGATGAGAGAGAGAGGTTACTGGAGAGGGAGAGATTGCAAATCCAGATGATTCGCCAGCTCGATCTCGAGCAccttgaagttgaagaagtcgATTACTCCGATGAAGACGAAGACGCCGACACCGAGGTCGACCAGGATTATGCGATTTGGCTTTCACAATTAACTTCGTCCGGTTCTCCTCACTCTTCTGCTGAATTCACTTTCGACACCTATATCACGCCGTTGCATACCTATCTCGGAGGTATGCATTTGTATTGTATTCTTATCTTGAGTATCTGCGCCTTTTTTTTCTGGAATGCATTTGCATATTGCTCTGTTTTTTTCCTTGCAGATGTCGAAGACACGCGTCACAGGACTGCGTTTTTGGACGGTGGAGCTGTATTGAACATTCCGCTCTTTTGTCTCCGAggtatttgtaaaattgattttaaatggATTTTGAAGTAAAGTGATtcatgtttgtgtgtgtgtgttgagTTAGTACTGAAACTTaacataattctttttattctgCACAAAAGTTACTTTAGTGTCTTCAATTCAATATCGAGTTGGGATTCAGTCAATTTGTCAACATGAAACCAAGCATGCGAACATTGACATAGAATCTTCTTAGCTGGCATTTCAAAGTGATTTTGGATCAGTCAACAGGATCTAAACATGCACTTATCCTCTGCTTTTTTAGAAGGTGTTTTGCTTGTTGATGAGACAAAAATGAGCTACTAGTGAAGAATTTTTTGAAAATCATACCCCCCACAAGATGGAAAATGTGTAGACGATTACACATTGTATTTTAAGGACCATATCGTGCTCCGTTCTCATTATTGTTAGAATAGCAGGGTTTTACCTCTGTACATTTTGAGTTTCAAATCAGATTTCGGTTTAGTCTCTGCCATTTTAGAATCGCTTGTGTCTGGATCTGAGCCTTTTTATCCAGCTGCACTGTCTTGTAGTGTTTTTGGAaccctttttttttcctgtatCTGTATGAAACTTTTGAATatcattttgaaaaatgttatataaGTTATTTCTCGTAGCTTCAAAGAGGCAAAATGTTGTCTTCTCATATGGCTTGCCTTGGtattttttttaggtttgttttatagtttaacTTAAGAGTTTAACTATTCCTTGCAACATTCAGGAGTCGTACTCTTTCCTGGGGCTACACTTCCCCTTAGAGTTATTGAACCTCGTTTGGTGGCTGCTGTGGAGAGAGCTCTAACTCAAGATGATGTTCCTCATACCATTGCTGTGGTAAGTTAACTTCCTGTGATGACTGTTTACAGTTTATTCATGCTTGTAATTCAGTTTTAATCTTTCTCTTAAACATAAATAAGGTGTGCACATGCATTTGCCTTTCAGATTCGAATCCACAGGGATACTGCAACACGTAGGACGAAATCAGCAAGCGTTGGGACAACTGCAGAGGTATTACACCTCAACTCATGTATCGATACACATTCATGCCTACATGTTACCTTCCCGCTTCTCAATAACTTGTCTTTAAGAAACATTATAAAACAGTAGCAAGTCACTTTGCTTCACAAATTTAAAGTTGGCACAGCTGCACTATGTATCActctttatttgtatttgtgcAAAAGCTGTTCTAATGCAACTATGGATGCTGGGAGAGGCAGAGCTGAATATATTGTTTACATAACTTCTAGTTCATCAATACAAAGCCTGATTTTTGTAATGCAGAAGTCATCAATTCCATATCTCTTAATGGAGAGAAAACAGTAAAAGAGTCCATCTATAGTTACAAATTTTAGTCTCCTTATTTTCTTCTACAATTAGACATTGGTGCCTATATGTCTGTTGGTTTATATTGCTTGCTAAACTAATATCTATAGATTCGACAATTTGGGCGTCTGGGGGACGGTTCGCTGAATGTAGTTACCCGTGGACAACAACGATTTCGCCTAAGACGGTCCTGGAATGATGTGGAAGGAGTGGTTAGCAgaatattattatctttactgcctctatatttttattaacttggGCATTAGCTATGTAACTTAAGGCTGACAAATCCCTCATTCTTTGTTTGGTTGGGGTGCCTCCTTTTAGCCTTATGGAGAGATCCAAATTATTGAGGAAGATCTTCCAGTGAGAATTCCAAGAGATGCTTTTGGCAAATTAGCACCATTGAGTAACATGCCCTGTAGTCAAGCTGTCTCACATACGGTGTCTTCACCATATTCTCATGTTAAAATGCAAAGGTCAAAAGATAAGGAAAGTGATTCAGAACCAAATTCAGATGACAGTTTTGAGAATGAACTCTCACCGGTGGAAAGGAAAATCCATCTATCAGTTGTTGGCTCCAGTTACGTAGATGATACAATGGATGAATCAGCAAACAGCTGCAAACCTAAATTCATGTGTAAGTCAGATCAGGAAATTAGATCCAATCTGGATTCAAGGACTGGGAATTGTTCCACTTCTGGAAAGCAGTCATGGAATGAAGAGCTTAATAGATGTAAAAACATATGTGCCTACACATCtcataaaatttcaaaagcaTTTTGGCCCCACTGGACATATCGGATGTTTGACTCTTATTTGCTGGCACAAAGGGCTGCAGGTAGGCTATGTTGTTGTTCTTCTATCTCCCGATTAGATATTTCTTGCAAATTTCCCCCCGCCCCCTCATTATTATGGCATCAATGTTATTAgctaaataaaatttctggTTATCTTTTCTACTTGCTGGTATGTTATTAttggttttaaaattaaaaaaaaatgtcatgaaTGGAAAATTCATGAGCAGGTTGTGTATTTCTAGAATTTTCAGAAATGGTTTggcaatatatataataatactatATTAATCTGTGTTTTTgtccatttatttatttataattgactGAAATTGAATAATGAAAGTCTTCATTTTCTTAATGAAATCTTTACTGTGgtataaacaattaaaattaaataaaagattagTCTCGgaatattgaattttttctgTAAAACAAGTATGTAGCTCTTACAATAAAGGCTAATGGTTGCGTTGTATTGATAATCTATAGATATGTGGAAGCGAATAGTTGGGGTGCCTAACATGGAAAGTCTCGTTAAGAAGCCTGATGTTTTATCATTTCACATAGCTAGTAAAATACCTGTGTCTGAGTCTACAAGGCAGGAGCTTTTGGATATAGATGGCATTGCATACAGATTGCGTAGGGAAATTGAATTACTAGAGAGCATTGATCTTATCCGGTGTAAAAGCTGTGAGGTAATAGTTTGTTGTGAATATTGCTTGTGAATAATAGAGACAATTTCAAATGTGCAAATCTGTTTCAACCTTCATCAAATGTGGAAAGTAATATTTCGCACTCTTTATCACCATCTTAAAATTTGCAGACTACGATTGCAAAACGAAGTGATATGTTGGTGATGTCGAGTGAGGGTCCTCTTAGTGCTTATGTGAATCCAGGTGGTTATGTGCATGAGATAATGACTCTTTACAAGGCAAATGGTTTATCTCTTCTTGGACCAGCAGTAGCTGAATACAGTTGGTTTCCTGGGTAAGTGTGTCACTCCATTTCCATATTATATGATGTTAGGAACATAGTTTCTTTAGGGTTTAGAAGAATTAGGTATGTCAAAGGTCAAACTATTGCATGCTGTGAATCTGTACAATGTTTCGTTAATGGTTATTAAACATGTATATTTTCTCACCTAGTTTTGTGTCCTTTAAATATGGTTGGCCGGGTTCTATTTTCAAATATGGTGTTGGATTTGTCCTCTCTTTTTTCAGAGACATTTTCTACCTGATATCTGGGTTTTGAGGAAAGAAAGGCAAAAGTATTGTCAGTTTCCACACTCTTTTATGGGCATGCAGTCCATTTTTGTTAGATATACACAGGAATTGAAGAGCTCTCGTTCTGTTcagttaactttttaatttcatttgtttCTATGTATTAGATGTGTGCATTTATTGTACGTAAATACGGAAAGATGGAAATACGTAAATAAGGAAAGATAGAAATAGTCCATTATTAGAAGTTAAGGATTTCATCGATTCTGTATCATTAATTGTTCGCTTATTTgattatgaataaataaaaaacatgtgtGTGGgtacaacatataatattaaatccTTTGTACTCTATGTGTGCTTCACGTTTGGGAAGATGCATATTCTGTATTTctgttttaacaaatttttctttacTAGAAAGGTTGatgttaagtttaaattaattcaagagtaatagaatataaaaaatatcttgtATTCCCCTTACCAAATGCCCGtttaatttacattattataGATATAAATTAATAGTTGATAAGTGACATGCTTTTCATTTATTCGCCCAAAATTCacttattgttatttttctagCTTTTGATCTAAAGGAATCTCGATGCAAATGTACTTTATTTATTGAGGAGTACATGGGTAGAACGGAATGCCACTGTCCTTTAGCTGATAATTCCATTAGGGCTGAGGCTGGTATGCAGGGGGAGTGGAAAACTCTCCATTagctttttctttattttattttccttctgCTGTATGGAAATTCTATTATAAACAATTCAGAAAAAACGTATCTGCTATACCCAgcagtaaaaatagaaaagagaaaaggatgAGCCAGTAGTTCCCTCAAAGTTGACGTATTCTGCAACTCATGTTTTTCGTGAGATTAGTGCTGAGGATGCTACATAATGTCATGTACATGGTTATTTAATGAGGAGTGAGAAGCTAACGTTCCGATGTTCTTTTTTTGGCAGGTATGCATGGACAATTGCTATTTGTGCTACATGTAAAACCCAAATGGGGTGGCTTTTCACGGCCAGGAGCCAAAAACTAAAACCCAGCACTTTCTGGGGAATTCGGAGCTGTCAACTTGCAGAAGAAAAAACGCGAAAACCCATAGTTTGATAGTTATGCAATCATCTCTCAATGAAAAGCCATGTTCAAGTAACTCGGCATGGCTAATGTATATAATGCAGCTTTGTTGTAGCACTGCGCATGTTGATATTACGTATATTAGAAAGTATATGTTTGTAAGGGCTTGGAAGAAATAAAGTGACAcattaagtaatttta
This Vigna angularis cultivar LongXiaoDou No.4 chromosome 4, ASM1680809v1, whole genome shotgun sequence DNA region includes the following protein-coding sequences:
- the LOC108332050 gene encoding uncharacterized protein LOC108332050, with translation MDDDERERLLERERLQIQMIRQLDLEHLEVEEVDYSDEDEDADTEVDQDYAIWLSQLTSSGSPHSSAEFTFDTYITPLHTYLGDVEDTRHRTAFLDGGAVLNIPLFCLRGVVLFPGATLPLRVIEPRLVAAVERALTQDDVPHTIAVIRIHRDTATRRTKSASVGTTAEIRQFGRLGDGSLNVVTRGQQRFRLRRSWNDVEGVPYGEIQIIEEDLPVRIPRDAFGKLAPLSNMPCSQAVSHTVSSPYSHVKMQRSKDKESDSEPNSDDSFENELSPVERKIHLSVVGSSYVDDTMDESANSCKPKFMCKSDQEIRSNLDSRTGNCSTSGKQSWNEELNRCKNICAYTSHKISKAFWPHWTYRMFDSYLLAQRAADMWKRIVGVPNMESLVKKPDVLSFHIASKIPVSESTRQELLDIDGIAYRLRREIELLESIDLIRCKSCETTIAKRSDMLVMSSEGPLSAYVNPGGYVHEIMTLYKANGLSLLGPAVAEYSWFPGYAWTIAICATCKTQMGWLFTARSQKLKPSTFWGIRSCQLAEEKTRKPIV